In Candidatus Thermoplasmatota archaeon, the DNA window GCGGAGTGCTGGCTGAGCAGAACAGGAGAGAGATCGAGTTCACATCCGGATCGGTCATGTCCAACACGACCGTGTTCGTTCACGAGCCCAACGCCCACGCTCAGCGGATGGCGGATGCTCAGGGACAGCCGCGCGGCGCGTTTGCCGGTATCGGCGCGCTGCTGCACCTTCCGAGGCACCGTGATGCCTCCAGTAGTGGCGGCTTCATGTCCAGAGGTCGTGGCGATTGGGCGAACGCGGTCGAGGCGAGGTACGATGATGAGGGCGGAGAGATGGACGATCAGCATCTCCTCCCGGCGGGTGGACCGATGTGCGAACCCAGGGGCCAGGGCTTCATGAGGCAGAAGTCCCGCACGGCTTCGCATCACCACCACTCTCACCACAAGGATCCGTGGCAGAACAAGCAGAAGAGGCGCGGCGCCCCGAACTACTCGGCGAAGCCGAGGTTCAACTACCCGCAGTACGAGCACGAGCCCAGGCGCGAGACCGGGGGCTACAAGGGCGGCATGGTACGGCGGAGCAAGGACGTCCCTAGATTCACGCTGACCTCCGATCCGAAGTCGATTAGAAGGGCGGAGAAGATGATTGACAGCGAGTGGGGCGGCCACAGAAAATTCTCCTCCTTCAGAGATGACGGTGAACGCGAGGAGCCTGCGAGAGTTCCAGAAGAAACTGAGGCAGTCGCTGCTCCGCGCAGAAAAGAACACCACAACAGTCGTCAGTGGGACTCGATTTAGGCCCGAGTCCCAGGCCAAACTCTTTATGCGTCCACCGCTTCGCTCGCCCAGGAATGGGAAGAGTGGAGCGGACGATTCATGTTTTGTGAGAAGTGCAAGAGCCTTCTGTTCCCTCTGGATGGGAAGCTCGTGTGTAGGAAATGTGGAGCTGAGTACGAGCCGAACTCGAAATCGCAGGTCATCAAGCACAAGGGCAAGGACAGGGAGTTGGCCGTCATGGGAGAGATCTCGGGTACGCTCCCGACAGACGATGCCGAATGCCCTTCATGTGGGCACAATAAAGCATACTGGGTCCTCAGACAAACGAGGGCTGCAGATGAGCCCGAGACCAGGATCTTCAGGTGCGTGAAGTGCGGGCACTCGTGGCGCGAATACTAATGCTGGATGCATCCGCAAGTTTTTAAAAGACCGACTGGTTACAGGTAGGTACACGGAAGGGGGGTCAATGTTTCAGGCTAAAGCCAGAGCTGACATCTTGAAAGAGGTTGTGAATGTGGTCTCGACCCTCGTCGATGAAGCGAAGTTCAGTATGAACGCGGATGGGCTGACCCTCAGGGCAGTGGATCCGGCGCACATCGCGATGGTTGACTTGACGCT includes these proteins:
- a CDS encoding transcription factor S, producing MFCEKCKSLLFPLDGKLVCRKCGAEYEPNSKSQVIKHKGKDRELAVMGEISGTLPTDDAECPSCGHNKAYWVLRQTRAADEPETRIFRCVKCGHSWREY